Proteins encoded in a region of the Hippocampus zosterae strain Florida chromosome 11, ASM2543408v3, whole genome shotgun sequence genome:
- the LOC127610497 gene encoding reticulon-4-like isoform X5, whose translation MQFPTDLGKKGGSPAPISPLSPLHSPDSLEELSLTESPNQPYPPGSAVSQGSFCVRSKEMSWEDDQEHSGPGLGQDEGELHRLTGPYLSLGKDPGPQVLCEDSGVSFSPEEKHPSSELSPATPRMVVKSDLASSNPTEHRDSPVLGSQDHAEVPMDSFSKVAAAIGSPGYESEPLGNPSDEDDDLMYETKKNNNPFDGFSPLADSASYNFGQSRSDPGAAEVSDSPTPDLVHSRQSDELRDSPPSFLDEGKPFESGTKAVGDFSSDLEEEDEEEEEDPTLPPSLPDILKSSPLNPDKLDSGSSEGSPDEQSPILERRMMESPNPPINLSANNPFALDAKMSLLQEMADEMEVKGSDKAKDEELKRFGAFDLLKEAEETTPAQQKDWFSSHLPPEVTGTFEPVEFESRKAPAAEESDSESATADSLSPVLEAMAKNPASFQVEKKNTKVELEEEPELADEVSEHEVSSEEFEFIERPPKGVIDEFLEALDTSKFATPKACPEIPVDEVRSFERLPASAPVLPEMAAEDPSPSSYLLLTQSSSQKSKADPDPDQFSVREPASRPNAAVCKPEEALAQESGKAFRMPRVNISAVVDLLYWRDVKTTGVVFGAVLLLLLSLTACSIVSVCSYVGLALLSVTVCFRIYKGVLQAIQKSDEGHPFKQYLEREVTLSEDVVHKYSDVLLERINKTVSELRRLFLVEDLVDSIKFAVLMWVLTYVGALFNGLTLVILAVIGAFSCPIIYEKHQAQIDRYLALVNKQIKDIVGKIQAKVPGMKRKAE comes from the exons ATGCAATTCCCTACAG ACCTGGGGAAGAAGGGTGGTTCCCCCGCTCCCATCTCCCCCCTCTCTCCCCTCCACTCCCCCGATTCCCTGGAAGAGCTCTCTTTGACGGAGAGCCCCAACCAGCCCTATCCTCCGGGATCCGCCGTATCCCAAGGCTCCTTTTGCGTCCGGTCCAAGGAAATGTCCTGGGAGGATGACCAAGAACATTCCGGACCGGGCCTCGGTCAGGATGAGGGGGAACTACATCGGTTAACCGGTCCTTACCTGAGCTTAGGGAAAGACCCGGGGCCTCAGGTGCTATGTGAAGACAGCGGAGTGTCCTTCTCACCTGAGGAGAAGCATCCCAGTTCCGAACtgtcccccgccaccccccggaTGGTTGTCAAGTCTGACCTTGCCTCCTCTAACCCAACAGAGCACCGGGACTCACCGGTTCTCGGATCGCAAGACCACGCCGAGGTCCCGATGGATTCCTTTTCCAAGGTAGCGGCCGCCATCGGCTCACCCGGGTACGAGTCGGAGCCGCTCGGCAACCCTTCGGATGAAGACGACGACTTGATGTACGAGACGAAGAAGAATAATAACCCGTTTGATGGCTTTTCCCCGCTGGCCGACAGCGCTTCCTACAACTTTGGCCAGTCCCGATCTGACCCCGGAGCCGCCGAGGTGTCAGACAGTCCCACTCCGGATCTTGTCCACTCCCGACAATCTGACGAACTCCGGGATAGTCCGCCGTCATTCTTAGATGAGGGGAAACCGTTTGAGTCGGGCACCAAAGCCGTCGGTGACTTCTCATCCGACCTtgaggaggaagacgaagaggaggaagaggatccGACGCTGCCGCCGTCGCTTCCGGACATCCTGAAGTCTTCCCCGCTCAACCCCGACAAATTGGACTCCGGCTCCTCGGAGGGAAGTCCGGACGAGCAGAGCCCCATTCTGGAACGCAGGATGATGGAGTCGCCCAACCCCCCCATCAACCTGTCGGCCAACAACCCCTTTGCTCTGGATGCTAAGATGTCTCTGCTTCAGGAGATGGCTGATGAGATGGAGGTGAAAGGGTCCGACAAAGCGAAAGATGAAGAACTGAAACGTTTCGGTGCCTTCGACCTGCTCAAAGAGGCTGAAGAAACCACCCCGGCGCAGCAGAAAGATTGGTTCTCGAGTCACCTTCCTCCCGAGGTGACGGGAACGTTTGAGCCCGTTGAATTTGAAAGCCGGAAAGCCCCCGCCGCCGAGGAGTCCGATTCGGAGTCGGCGACTGCAGACTCTCTGTCTCCGGTCCTGGAGGCCATGGCCAAGAACCCCGCCAGTTTCCAGGTGGAGAAGAAGAATACCAAggtggagctggaggaggagcccgAGTTGGCCGACGAGGTCTCTGAGCACGAGGTCTCATCCGAGGAATTCGAGTTCATCGAGAGACCGCCGAAGGGAGTCATCGATGAGTTCCTCGAGGCTCTCGATACTTCCAAGTTTGCAACCCCCAAGGCCTGCCCGGAGATCCCCGTGGATGAGGTGCGCAGCTTTGAGCGGCTTCCTGCGTCTGCTCCGGTTCTTCCCGAGATGGCCGCCGAAGATCCAAGTCCGAGCTCCTACCTGCTCCTAACCCAGTCCTCCTCCCAGAAGAGCAAGGCCGACCCCGATCCGGATCAATTCTCCGTTCGGGAGCCGGCATCGCGCCCGAATGCCGCCGTCTGTAAGCCTGAAGAGGCGCTGGCGCAGGAGAGCGGCAAAGCCTTCCGCATGCCACGCGTGAACATTTCGGCAG TGGTGGATCTGTTGTACTGGCGCGATGTGAAGACGACGGGCGTGGTGTTCGGCGcggtgctgctgttgctgctgtcgCTGACGGCGTGCAGCATCGTCAGCGTCTGCTCCTACGTTGGCCTGGCGCTGCTCTCCGTCACCGTCTGCTTCCGCATCTACAAGGGCGTCCTGCAGGCCATCCAGAAGTCCGACGAGGGACACCCCTTCAA GCAGTACCTGGAGCGTGAGGTGACGCTGTCGGAGGACGTGGTGCACAAGTACAGCGACGTCCTCCTGGAGAGAATCAACAAGACCGTCAGCGAGCTCCGCCGTCTCTTCCTGGTCGAGGACCTGGTGGACTCCATCAAG TTTGCCGTGCTAATGTGGGTCCTGACCTACGTGGGCGCCTTGTTCAATGGACTGACGCTGGTCATTCTGG CCGTGATCGGAGCCTTCAGCTGTCCCATCATCTACGAGAAGCACCAG GCTCAAATTGATCGCTACCTGGCGCTGgtcaacaaacaaataaaagacattgTTGGAAA gaTCCAGGCCAAAGTTCCTGGGATGAAACGTAAAGCCGAGTGA
- the LOC127610497 gene encoding reticulon-4-like isoform X11 — translation METSRVDTSKAAWKQQVVDLLYWRDVKTTGVVFGAVLLLLLSLTACSIVSVCSYVGLALLSVTVCFRIYKGVLQAIQKSDEGHPFKQYLEREVTLSEDVVHKYSDVLLERINKTVSELRRLFLVEDLVDSIKFAVLMWVLTYVGALFNGLTLVILAVIGAFSCPIIYEKHQAQIDRYLALVNKQIKDIVGKIQAKVPGMKRKAE, via the exons ATGGAGACTTCACGCGTGGACACGAGCAAAGCTGCGTGGAAGCAGCAGG TGGTGGATCTGTTGTACTGGCGCGATGTGAAGACGACGGGCGTGGTGTTCGGCGcggtgctgctgttgctgctgtcgCTGACGGCGTGCAGCATCGTCAGCGTCTGCTCCTACGTTGGCCTGGCGCTGCTCTCCGTCACCGTCTGCTTCCGCATCTACAAGGGCGTCCTGCAGGCCATCCAGAAGTCCGACGAGGGACACCCCTTCAA GCAGTACCTGGAGCGTGAGGTGACGCTGTCGGAGGACGTGGTGCACAAGTACAGCGACGTCCTCCTGGAGAGAATCAACAAGACCGTCAGCGAGCTCCGCCGTCTCTTCCTGGTCGAGGACCTGGTGGACTCCATCAAG TTTGCCGTGCTAATGTGGGTCCTGACCTACGTGGGCGCCTTGTTCAATGGACTGACGCTGGTCATTCTGG CCGTGATCGGAGCCTTCAGCTGTCCCATCATCTACGAGAAGCACCAG GCTCAAATTGATCGCTACCTGGCGCTGgtcaacaaacaaataaaagacattgTTGGAAA gaTCCAGGCCAAAGTTCCTGGGATGAAACGTAAAGCCGAGTGA
- the LOC127610497 gene encoding reticulon-4-like isoform X10: protein MDAKQVVDLLYWRDVKTTGVVFGAVLLLLLSLTACSIVSVCSYVGLALLSVTVCFRIYKGVLQAIQKSDEGHPFKQYLEREVTLSEDVVHKYSDVLLERINKTVSELRRLFLVEDLVDSIKFAVLMWVLTYVGALFNGLTLVILAVIGAFSCPIIYEKHQAQIDRYLALVNKQIKDIVGKIQAKVPGMKRKAE, encoded by the exons ATGGACGCCAAGCAGG TGGTGGATCTGTTGTACTGGCGCGATGTGAAGACGACGGGCGTGGTGTTCGGCGcggtgctgctgttgctgctgtcgCTGACGGCGTGCAGCATCGTCAGCGTCTGCTCCTACGTTGGCCTGGCGCTGCTCTCCGTCACCGTCTGCTTCCGCATCTACAAGGGCGTCCTGCAGGCCATCCAGAAGTCCGACGAGGGACACCCCTTCAA GCAGTACCTGGAGCGTGAGGTGACGCTGTCGGAGGACGTGGTGCACAAGTACAGCGACGTCCTCCTGGAGAGAATCAACAAGACCGTCAGCGAGCTCCGCCGTCTCTTCCTGGTCGAGGACCTGGTGGACTCCATCAAG TTTGCCGTGCTAATGTGGGTCCTGACCTACGTGGGCGCCTTGTTCAATGGACTGACGCTGGTCATTCTGG CCGTGATCGGAGCCTTCAGCTGTCCCATCATCTACGAGAAGCACCAG GCTCAAATTGATCGCTACCTGGCGCTGgtcaacaaacaaataaaagacattgTTGGAAA gaTCCAGGCCAAAGTTCCTGGGATGAAACGTAAAGCCGAGTGA
- the LOC127610519 gene encoding uncharacterized protein LOC127610519 isoform X3 — MQQKICSGGSLSFHDGPRSPFFHSLDARAACPHEYDGFSITGKLPAGPPRDAALPAVRGVRRSLSDGRDAAHFLISRRRTRSVGMRQDGDQDEECGETDEEDGTSDKPPDRHGGFRPGPAPLLEHHGCSDADDAWSSSAAGNGGLVGIGGGGGSGDGCGVLQQRLARVRSELAQADTRLLCERAHSQHLSRERQEVAEKERSLSRQVDVAVMVIAALKEQINASESELERRERQVLSIQKFLEMAARQETSGKGRQTPATDRDKPRRITKSRSAGCQLSCGLHGDAPSAEQRERLAHSSRLFCRPEHRVDIWNQRRRSTGYEA, encoded by the exons ATGCAGCAAAAGATTTGCTCTGGAGGTTCCCTTTCTTTCCACGATGGCCCCCGCTCGCCGTTCTTCCACAGCCTGGACGCCCGCGCCGCGTGCCCGCACGAGTACGACGGCTTCAGCATCACCGGGAAGCTCCCGGCGGGTCCGCCGCGCGACGCCGCCCTCCCGGCTGTCCGCGGCGTGCGGCGCTCGCTCAGTGACGGCAGGGACGCCGCCCACTTCCTGATTTCCAGGAGGAGGACACGGAGCGTGGGCATGCGACAGGACGGTGACCAGGACGAGGAGTGCGGCGAGACGGACGAGGAGGACGGGACCTCGGATAAGCCGCCGGATCGTCACGGCGGTTTTCGTCCGGGCCCGGCGCCGCTGCTCG AGCATCACGGTTGTTCGGACGCGGACGATGCTTGGTCCTCGTCAGCGGCGGGTAACGGAGGCTTGGTCGGcattggcggcggcggcggtagcGGCGACGGCTGCGGCGTCCTGCAGCAGCGGCTGGCTCGCGTCAGGTCGGAGCTGGCGCAGGCCGACACGCGGCTGCTGTGCGAGCGCGCCCACTCGCAGCATTTGTCCCGCGAGAGGCAAGAAGTGGCGGAGAAGGAGCGGTCGCTGAGCCGGCAGGTGGACGTGGCCGTCATGGTGATCGCCGCCCTCAAGGAGCAGATCAACGCCTCGGAAAGCGAGCTTGAGCGACGTGAaag GCAGGTCCTAAGCATCCAGAAGTTTTTGGAAATGGCCGCGCGCCAGGAGACCAGCGGCAAG GGACGGCAGACGCCGGCAACCGACCGCGACAAACCTCGCAGGATCACCAAGAGCAG GTCGGCAGGGTGTCAGCTCTCGTGCGGTCTTCACGGCGACGCGCCGTCGGCCGAACAGCGCGAGCGTCTGGCGCACTCGTCGCGTCTTTTCTGCCGACCCGAACACCGAGTCGACATCTGGAACCAGCGGCGGCGCTCGACCGGATACGAGGCCTAA
- the LOC127610519 gene encoding F-box only protein 41-like isoform X1 gives MQQKICSGGSLSFHDGPRSPFFHSLDARAACPHEYDGFSITGKLPAGPPRDAALPAVRGVRRSLSDGRDAAHFLISRRRTRSVGMRQDGDQDEECGETDEEDGTSDKPPDRHGGFRPGPAPLLEHHGCSDADDAWSSSAAGNGGLVGIGGGGGSGDGCGVLQQRLARVRSELAQADTRLLCERAHSQHLSRERQEVAEKERSLSRQVDVAVMVIAALKEQINASESELERRERQVLSIQKFLEMAARQETSGKVRIQLFIENLLRRIALAETLLEDYQVLEAPTSVVTPLPVCLASLTGVSSSQGRQTPATDRDKPRRITKSRSAGCQLSCGLHGDAPSAEQRERLAHSSRLFCRPEHRVDIWNQRRRSTGYEA, from the exons ATGCAGCAAAAGATTTGCTCTGGAGGTTCCCTTTCTTTCCACGATGGCCCCCGCTCGCCGTTCTTCCACAGCCTGGACGCCCGCGCCGCGTGCCCGCACGAGTACGACGGCTTCAGCATCACCGGGAAGCTCCCGGCGGGTCCGCCGCGCGACGCCGCCCTCCCGGCTGTCCGCGGCGTGCGGCGCTCGCTCAGTGACGGCAGGGACGCCGCCCACTTCCTGATTTCCAGGAGGAGGACACGGAGCGTGGGCATGCGACAGGACGGTGACCAGGACGAGGAGTGCGGCGAGACGGACGAGGAGGACGGGACCTCGGATAAGCCGCCGGATCGTCACGGCGGTTTTCGTCCGGGCCCGGCGCCGCTGCTCG AGCATCACGGTTGTTCGGACGCGGACGATGCTTGGTCCTCGTCAGCGGCGGGTAACGGAGGCTTGGTCGGcattggcggcggcggcggtagcGGCGACGGCTGCGGCGTCCTGCAGCAGCGGCTGGCTCGCGTCAGGTCGGAGCTGGCGCAGGCCGACACGCGGCTGCTGTGCGAGCGCGCCCACTCGCAGCATTTGTCCCGCGAGAGGCAAGAAGTGGCGGAGAAGGAGCGGTCGCTGAGCCGGCAGGTGGACGTGGCCGTCATGGTGATCGCCGCCCTCAAGGAGCAGATCAACGCCTCGGAAAGCGAGCTTGAGCGACGTGAaag GCAGGTCCTAAGCATCCAGAAGTTTTTGGAAATGGCCGCGCGCCAGGAGACCAGCGGCAAGGTCCGAATCCAGTTGTTCATCGAGAACCTGCTGAGACGCATCGCGCTGGCCGAGACCCTCCTGGAGGACTACCAGGTCCTCGAGGCCCCAACAAGTGTCGTCACGCCCCTCCCGGTCTGCCTAGCGAGTCTCACGGGCGTCTCGTCTTCTCAGGGACGGCAGACGCCGGCAACCGACCGCGACAAACCTCGCAGGATCACCAAGAGCAG GTCGGCAGGGTGTCAGCTCTCGTGCGGTCTTCACGGCGACGCGCCGTCGGCCGAACAGCGCGAGCGTCTGGCGCACTCGTCGCGTCTTTTCTGCCGACCCGAACACCGAGTCGACATCTGGAACCAGCGGCGGCGCTCGACCGGATACGAGGCCTAA
- the LOC127610519 gene encoding uncharacterized protein LOC127610519 isoform X2: MQQKICSGGSLSFHDGPRSPFFHSLDARAACPHEYDGFSITGKLPAGPPRDAALPAVRGVRRSLSDGRDAAHFLISRRRTRSVGMRQDGDQDEECGETDEEDGTSDKPPDRHGGFRPGPAPLLEHHGCSDADDAWSSSAAGNGGLVGIGGGGGSGDGCGVLQQRLARVRSELAQADTRLLCERAHSQHLSRERQEVAEKERSLSRQVDVAVMVIAALKEQINASESELERRERQVLSIQKFLEMAARQETSGKVRIQLFIENLLRRIALAETLLEDYQGRQTPATDRDKPRRITKSRSAGCQLSCGLHGDAPSAEQRERLAHSSRLFCRPEHRVDIWNQRRRSTGYEA; the protein is encoded by the exons ATGCAGCAAAAGATTTGCTCTGGAGGTTCCCTTTCTTTCCACGATGGCCCCCGCTCGCCGTTCTTCCACAGCCTGGACGCCCGCGCCGCGTGCCCGCACGAGTACGACGGCTTCAGCATCACCGGGAAGCTCCCGGCGGGTCCGCCGCGCGACGCCGCCCTCCCGGCTGTCCGCGGCGTGCGGCGCTCGCTCAGTGACGGCAGGGACGCCGCCCACTTCCTGATTTCCAGGAGGAGGACACGGAGCGTGGGCATGCGACAGGACGGTGACCAGGACGAGGAGTGCGGCGAGACGGACGAGGAGGACGGGACCTCGGATAAGCCGCCGGATCGTCACGGCGGTTTTCGTCCGGGCCCGGCGCCGCTGCTCG AGCATCACGGTTGTTCGGACGCGGACGATGCTTGGTCCTCGTCAGCGGCGGGTAACGGAGGCTTGGTCGGcattggcggcggcggcggtagcGGCGACGGCTGCGGCGTCCTGCAGCAGCGGCTGGCTCGCGTCAGGTCGGAGCTGGCGCAGGCCGACACGCGGCTGCTGTGCGAGCGCGCCCACTCGCAGCATTTGTCCCGCGAGAGGCAAGAAGTGGCGGAGAAGGAGCGGTCGCTGAGCCGGCAGGTGGACGTGGCCGTCATGGTGATCGCCGCCCTCAAGGAGCAGATCAACGCCTCGGAAAGCGAGCTTGAGCGACGTGAaag GCAGGTCCTAAGCATCCAGAAGTTTTTGGAAATGGCCGCGCGCCAGGAGACCAGCGGCAAGGTCCGAATCCAGTTGTTCATCGAGAACCTGCTGAGACGCATCGCGCTGGCCGAGACCCTCCTGGAGGACTACCAG GGACGGCAGACGCCGGCAACCGACCGCGACAAACCTCGCAGGATCACCAAGAGCAG GTCGGCAGGGTGTCAGCTCTCGTGCGGTCTTCACGGCGACGCGCCGTCGGCCGAACAGCGCGAGCGTCTGGCGCACTCGTCGCGTCTTTTCTGCCGACCCGAACACCGAGTCGACATCTGGAACCAGCGGCGGCGCTCGACCGGATACGAGGCCTAA
- the LOC127610523 gene encoding sulfotransferase 6B1-like yields the protein MSANVAELPARLASRLRRAHDLRDEEKLYRHRGVLYPLLMCPPEHLSALEGVTAREDDVLLVAYPKCGFNWMVGVLKQILTQATGRTIDIIMPPLIEFFGPDVAQVMDQMASPRLLGTHMHPDNIPASFYANKSKILVIFRNPKDTLVSFYHFCNSNPVLPSSTSWDSFYGNFLSGEVPWGSYFDHALAWEQKMADPNVMIVTYEQLKQDLAESVRHISSFLDVEMSDAQVQLVSDGSTFAAMKGISQMSHGPMGNIFFRKGEIGDWRNHFSEEQSRKMDRAFSKHLAGTRLGRLLDYELHCK from the exons ATGTCGGCGAACGTGGCAGAGTTGCCGGCACGGCTGGCGTCCAGGCTGCGGCGGGCCCACGACCTGAGGGACGAGGAGAAGCTGTACCGGCACCGGGGTGTCCTCTACCCGCTCCTCATGTGCCCGCCGGAGCACCTGAGCGCCCTGGAGGGCGTGACGGCCAGGGAGGACGACGTCTTGCTGGTGGCTTATCCCAAGTGCG gtttcAATTGGATGGTGGGCGTGCTGAAGCAGATCCTGACGCAGGCCACGGGAAGGACAATCGACATCATCATGCCGCCGCTCATCGAGTTCTTCGGACCGGACGTCGCTCAG GTGATGGACCAAATGGCTTCTCCCAGATTGTTGGGCACCCACATGCACCCCGACAACATCCCCGCCTCCTTCTACGCCAACAAGAGCAAA ATTCTGGTCATTTTCCGGAACCCCAAAGACACGCTGGTGTCCTTCTACCATTTCTGCAACAGCAACCCCGTGCTCCCCTCCTCAACCTCCTGGGACTCCTTCTATGGCAACTTCCTCTCTGGAGAGG TTCCCTGGGGCTCGTACTTTGACCACGCCTTGGCCTGGGAGCAAAAGATGGCCGACCCCAACGTGATGATCGTCACCTACGAGCAACTCAAGCAA GACCTGGCCGAGAGCGTCCGTCACATTTCGTCCTTTTTGGACGTGGAGATGAGCGACGCTCAAGTGCAGCTGGTGTCCGACGGAAGCACCTTCGCCGCCATGAAGGGGATCTCGCAGATGTCGCACGGCCCCATGGGAAATATCTTCTTCAGGAAAg GCGAGATCGGCGACTGGAGGAACCATTTCAGCGAGGAGCAGAGCCGCAAGATGGACCGGGCGTTCAGCAAACATCTGGCCGGAACCCGATTGGGCCGCTTGCTCGACTACGAACTCCACTGCAAGTAG
- the LOC127610534 gene encoding LOW QUALITY PROTEIN: zinc transporter 6-A-like (The sequence of the model RefSeq protein was modified relative to this genomic sequence to represent the inferred CDS: inserted 1 base in 1 codon; deleted 2 bases in 1 codon): MRHTKKKRKRKKEALTRSAMASMDSLLLSTSEAAPSYLSTADYYPRKLGPKPDVVPTGVTERKVGPLDKPDMVAVDVINVSEHEMPPMHKKKHDTYVLGTIHPFRKTHRSLPGKLMQELRLVTSDRRSWRILLFGFLNLMCTACLLVWCSSTNSMALTAYTYLTIFELFSLVTCLISSWVSMKKPSQVFSFGFDRLEVLAVFASTVLVQLGALFILKESFERFMEQPEVHTGRLLVGTFVALLFNLLTLMSVRNKPFACVSQAASSSWLQEHVADLSRSLCGVIPGLSGVLLPRMNPFVLINLAGALSLCVTYMLIEINDYNSVDTASAVAIALMTFGTMYPMSVYSGKVLLQALPSHVIGQLDKLLREVSTLDGVLEVRNEHFWTLGFGSLAGSAHVRIRRDANEQLVLAHVTNRLLPXVSTLTVQIFKDDWTRPLLTGALSPSTGPPPRPAVEGSSLPPALLDLDPLTSTPSKPSSPPPEFAFDTPGRNAQPVVAHGDRLTRHQHIHGPYRGLVYAGAPGLTAPAAAPASFRVPGLGGGSGLGGADYRALGSSAHHYRHYSPK, from the exons ATGAGACacacgaagaagaaaaggaaaaggaagaagGAGGCTCTGACGCGCTCAGCGATGGCCTCGATGGACTCGCTGCTGCTGTCCACGTCCGAGGCGGCGCCGTCCTACCTCAGTACGGCCGACTATTACCCCAGAAAATTGGGGCCCAAGCCCGATGTGGTTCCGACCGGCGTGACCGAGCGAAAGGTGGGCCCGCTGGACAAACCGGACATGGTTGCGGTGGACGTCATCAACGTCAGCGAACACG AAATGCCCCCAATGCACAAGAAGAAACATGACACGTATGTCCTG GGCACGATCCATCCCTTCAGGAAGACCCACAGGTCTTTACCTGGAAAACTCATGCAAGAATTGCGATTGGTCACGTCTGACAGACGG TCCTGGAGGATTCTGCTGTTTGGTTTCCTCAACCTGATGTGCACCGCCTGTCTGCTGGTGTGGTGCAGCTCCACCAACAGCATGG CTCTGACAGCCTACACCTACCTGACCATCTTCGAGCTCTTCAG CTTGGTCACGTGTCTGATCAGCTCCTGGGTGAGCATGAAGAAGCCCAGCCAGGTCTTCTCCTTCGG GTTTGACCGTCTGGAGGTTTTGGCCGTTTTTGCGTCCACTGTGCTAGTCCAGCTGGGAGCCTTGTTCATCCTCAAGGAGAG CTTCGAGCGCTTCATGGAGCAGCCGGAGGTCCACAC cggcCGCCTGCTGGTGGGGACCTTTGTGGCTCTCCTCTTCAACCTGCTGACTCTCATGTCGGTACGCAACAAACCCTTCGCCTGCGTGTCCCAAG cgGCCAGCAGCAGTTGGCTTCAGGAGCACGTCGCAGATCTGAGCAGAAG TTTGTGCGGCGTGATTCCCGGTCTGAGCGGCGTGTTGCTGCCTCGCATGAACCCGTTTGTGCTCATCAACCTGGCGGGGGCGCTGTCCCTCTGCGTCACCTACATGCTCATCGAGATCAA cgacTACAACAGCGTGGACACGGCGTCGGCGGTGGCCATCGCCCTCATGACCTTTGGCACCATGTACCCCATGAGCGTTTACAGTGGCAAAGTGCTGCTGCAGG CACTGCCCTCTCACGTCATTGGTCAGTTGGACAAGCTGCTCCGCGAG GTGTCGACGCTTGACGGCGTGCTAGAAGTTCGCAACGAACATTTCTGGACGCTGGGATTCGGATCGCTG GCGGGTTCGGCCCACGTGCGCATCCGGCGGGACGCCAACGAGCAGCTGGTCCTGGCGCACGTCACCAATCGTCTGCTGC TGGTGTCCACGCTGACCGTGCAGATCTTCAAAGACGATTGGACGCGGCCCCTTCTCACGGGGGCGCTCTCGCCCTCGACCGGCCCGCCTCCGAGGCCCGCCGTCGAAGGTTCCTCTTTGCCGCCCGCGCTGCTGGACTTGGACCCGCTGACATCGACGCCCTCCAAGCCCAGCAGCCCGCCGCCCGAGTTCGCCTTCGACACGCCCGGGCGGAACGCTCAACCCGTTGTTGCTCACGGCGACCGCCTCACCCGGCACCAGCACATCCACGGGCCCTACCGGGGTCTGGTCTACGCCGGGGCGCCGGGCTTAaccgccccg gccgccgcccccgcgagCTTCCGTGTACCAGGACTGGGCGGCGGATCCGGGCTCGGAGGGGCCGACTACAGAGCCTTGGGGAGCTCCGCCCATCACTACAGACATTACAGCCCCAAATAA